From a single Ascaphus truei isolate aAscTru1 chromosome 2, aAscTru1.hap1, whole genome shotgun sequence genomic region:
- the LOC142488009 gene encoding tyrosinase-like isoform X2: MLGLCIFLTLCLSAVHSQFPRACTTDEAFRTKSCCPAWKDGSPCGYCSGRGQCRDWVVSNKFAAGREPQFYDDRLDWPLHYYNKTCECNGNYAGFDCGDCKFGYHGEKCERKNTVVRRDIRELSLPDRKSFFSSLALAKTTKSKDFVVLTTGDRHHRDTYRFVDASIFDVFAWIHYYSTKPIMTKSSFDGSRNYAHRGPAFPGWHRLGLLFLERQLQLLTSDEDFALPYYDWRGEKNCSICTNDFMGDNDVQGNYDPYSYFASWRAICSGYNYDDAYCPVASDEYQREKLHRKPGTNPLGNRLPSFQDVEDTLKWRDFDTPPYNTKATQSFRNSLEGFMRASDGTTIEPNMHNLVHVYMGGTMGQVPISANDPMFILHHCYIDKIFELWLAKYNATSSTYPENNEPGQGPNECSTPYFPCYRNKDLIRKSTDFGYKFSSYKECEQQEHEQKEESQQEPQQEPPHELHQEQEQ; this comes from the exons ATGCTTGGTCTCTGTATCttcctcaccctctgcctcaGCGCAGTGCACAGCCAGTTCCCTAGAGCCTGCACCACAGATGAAGCTTTTCGGACCAAAAGCTGCTGTCCAGCTTGGAAGGATGGAAGCCCCTGTGGTTACTGCTCAGGGAGGGGTCAATGTCGGGACTGGGTGGTAAGTAACAAATTTGCAGCTGGTCGAGAACCCCAGTTTTATGATGACCGCCTGGACTGGCCACTACATTATTATAACAAAACATGTGAGTGCAATGGAAACTACGCCGGTTTCGACTGTGGTGACTGCAAATTCGGCTACCATGGAGAGAAATGTGAACGGAAAAATACTGTGGTTCGGAGAGACATCCGGGAGCTGTCGTTACCAGATAGGAAAAGTTTCTTTAGTTCTTTGGCACTCGCAAAGACCACAAAGAGCAAAGACTTTGTTGTCCTGACCACTGGAGACAGACACCACCGAGACACGTATCGCTTTGTGGATGCTTCAATCTTTGATGTTTTTGCATGGATTCATTACTACTCTACAAAGCCAATCATGACGAAAAGCTCCTTTGATGGCTCACGTAACTATGCCCATAGAGGCCCTGCTTTTCCTGGCTGGCATCGTCTAGGTCTCCTCTTTTTAGAGAGACAACTCCAGCTCTTGACCAGTGATGAAGACTTTGCTCTTCCATATTATGATTGGCGCGGAGAGAAGAACTGCTCAATCTGTACTAACGACTTCATGGGAGATAACGATGTGCAGGGGAACTATGACCCATATTCCTACTTTGCTTCCTGGAGG GCCATCTGCAGCGGGTATAACTACGATGATGCTTACTGTCCGGTAGCTAGCGACGAATATCAGAGGGAAAAACTGCACAGGAAACCTGGTACCAACCCTCTGGGTAACAGACTGCCCTCATTCCAAGATGTGGAGGACACACTGAAGTGGAGAGACTTCGACACCCCCCCGTATAACACCAAAGCAACACAAAGCTTCCGTAATTCCCTAGAAG gttTCATGAGGGCATCAGATGGGACGACCATAGAACCGAACATGCATAATCTAGTCCACGTATACATGGGAGGGACCATGGGTCAGGTCCCAATATCTGCCAATGACCCAATGTTTATCCTGCACCATTGTTACATTGACAA GATCTTTGAGTTATGGTTAGCCAAATATAATGCAACCTCTAGTACATATCCTGAAAACAATGAGCCGGGACAAGGCCCCAACGAGTGCTCCACCCCGTACTTCCCTTGTTATAGGAACAAAGATCTCATCCGGAAGTCAACAGATTTTGGATACAAATTTTCCTCGTATAAGGAATGTGAGCAACAAGAGCATG AGCAAAAGGAAGAATCGCAGCAAGAACCGCAGCAAGAACCGCCGCATGAACTGCACCAAGAGCAAGAACAGTAA
- the LOC142488009 gene encoding tyrosinase-like isoform X1: MLGLCIFLTLCLSAVHSQFPRACTTDEAFRTKSCCPAWKDGSPCGYCSGRGQCRDWVVSNKFAAGREPQFYDDRLDWPLHYYNKTCECNGNYAGFDCGDCKFGYHGEKCERKNTVVRRDIRELSLPDRKSFFSSLALAKTTKSKDFVVLTTGDRHHRDTYRFVDASIFDVFAWIHYYSTKPIMTKSSFDGSRNYAHRGPAFPGWHRLGLLFLERQLQLLTSDEDFALPYYDWRGEKNCSICTNDFMGDNDVQGNYDPYSYFASWRAICSGYNYDDAYCPVASDEYQREKLHRKPGTNPLGNRLPSFQDVEDTLKWRDFDTPPYNTKATQSFRNSLEGFMRASDGTTIEPNMHNLVHVYMGGTMGQVPISANDPMFILHHCYIDKIFELWLAKYNATSSTYPENNEPGQGPNECSTPYFPCYRNKDLIRKSTDFGYKFSSYKECEQQEHEQKEEPQQKEEPQQKEEPQQKPQKKEEPRQEPQQKEESQQEPQQEPPHELHQEQEQ, encoded by the exons ATGCTTGGTCTCTGTATCttcctcaccctctgcctcaGCGCAGTGCACAGCCAGTTCCCTAGAGCCTGCACCACAGATGAAGCTTTTCGGACCAAAAGCTGCTGTCCAGCTTGGAAGGATGGAAGCCCCTGTGGTTACTGCTCAGGGAGGGGTCAATGTCGGGACTGGGTGGTAAGTAACAAATTTGCAGCTGGTCGAGAACCCCAGTTTTATGATGACCGCCTGGACTGGCCACTACATTATTATAACAAAACATGTGAGTGCAATGGAAACTACGCCGGTTTCGACTGTGGTGACTGCAAATTCGGCTACCATGGAGAGAAATGTGAACGGAAAAATACTGTGGTTCGGAGAGACATCCGGGAGCTGTCGTTACCAGATAGGAAAAGTTTCTTTAGTTCTTTGGCACTCGCAAAGACCACAAAGAGCAAAGACTTTGTTGTCCTGACCACTGGAGACAGACACCACCGAGACACGTATCGCTTTGTGGATGCTTCAATCTTTGATGTTTTTGCATGGATTCATTACTACTCTACAAAGCCAATCATGACGAAAAGCTCCTTTGATGGCTCACGTAACTATGCCCATAGAGGCCCTGCTTTTCCTGGCTGGCATCGTCTAGGTCTCCTCTTTTTAGAGAGACAACTCCAGCTCTTGACCAGTGATGAAGACTTTGCTCTTCCATATTATGATTGGCGCGGAGAGAAGAACTGCTCAATCTGTACTAACGACTTCATGGGAGATAACGATGTGCAGGGGAACTATGACCCATATTCCTACTTTGCTTCCTGGAGG GCCATCTGCAGCGGGTATAACTACGATGATGCTTACTGTCCGGTAGCTAGCGACGAATATCAGAGGGAAAAACTGCACAGGAAACCTGGTACCAACCCTCTGGGTAACAGACTGCCCTCATTCCAAGATGTGGAGGACACACTGAAGTGGAGAGACTTCGACACCCCCCCGTATAACACCAAAGCAACACAAAGCTTCCGTAATTCCCTAGAAG gttTCATGAGGGCATCAGATGGGACGACCATAGAACCGAACATGCATAATCTAGTCCACGTATACATGGGAGGGACCATGGGTCAGGTCCCAATATCTGCCAATGACCCAATGTTTATCCTGCACCATTGTTACATTGACAA GATCTTTGAGTTATGGTTAGCCAAATATAATGCAACCTCTAGTACATATCCTGAAAACAATGAGCCGGGACAAGGCCCCAACGAGTGCTCCACCCCGTACTTCCCTTGTTATAGGAACAAAGATCTCATCCGGAAGTCAACAGATTTTGGATACAAATTTTCCTCGTATAAGGAATGTGAGCAACAAGAGCATGAGCAAAAGGAAGAACCGCAGCAAAAGGAAGAACCGCAGCAAAAGGAAGAACCGCAGCAAAAACCGCAGAAAAAGGAAGAACCGCGGCAAGAACCGCAGCAAAAGGAAGAATCGCAGCAAGAACCGCAGCAAGAACCGCCGCATGAACTGCACCAAGAGCAAGAACAGTAA